A window from Thiosulfatimonas sediminis encodes these proteins:
- a CDS encoding uroporphyrinogen-III synthase produces MLQLADLTFLNTRPAQQAQPLTQLLQQNTVQVLECPTLRIALLDEVALASPVQTYDMLLFTSVNALRGWQQNHLDVQFAHHQTLIAIGKATADYGLQLGWPIAVLAQQHFDSESLLAHPQMQDLSGQKILLVKGQGGRDKLPTTLRARGAVVTALDVYKRQPASYCASSWPAFRVSQHPVLLISSYDSFCGLNAILDVAEKQVLSASCAHWDFIELAIVFSQRIADKMRAAGWQRPISVIPTQSNQGVLDALRAYLAQRHAE; encoded by the coding sequence ATGTTGCAACTTGCAGACCTCACATTTCTGAACACGCGTCCCGCGCAGCAAGCCCAGCCTTTAACACAGCTTCTTCAGCAAAACACGGTGCAGGTTTTGGAATGCCCAACTTTACGCATCGCTTTGTTGGATGAGGTTGCCTTGGCTTCGCCAGTGCAGACCTACGATATGTTGTTGTTTACCAGTGTGAATGCATTGCGCGGTTGGCAGCAAAACCATCTTGATGTTCAATTTGCTCACCATCAAACCTTAATCGCCATCGGTAAAGCGACCGCCGATTATGGCTTGCAGTTAGGTTGGCCGATTGCGGTCTTGGCGCAACAGCATTTTGATAGCGAAAGTTTATTGGCTCATCCACAAATGCAAGATTTGTCCGGTCAGAAAATTCTCTTAGTTAAAGGGCAAGGCGGGCGGGATAAGTTACCTACGACTCTTCGTGCGCGTGGCGCGGTTGTTACTGCGTTAGACGTCTATAAACGTCAACCGGCATCCTATTGTGCAAGCTCTTGGCCAGCCTTTCGGGTTAGTCAGCATCCGGTGCTATTGATTAGCAGCTATGACAGTTTTTGTGGTCTAAATGCAATACTTGATGTGGCTGAAAAGCAGGTTTTATCGGCGTCTTGCGCGCACTGGGATTTTATTGAATTGGCGATTGTTTTTAGCCAACGTATCGCCGATAAAATGCGCGCTGCTGGTTGGCAAAGACCAATTAGCGTCATCCCAACGCAGAGCAATCAAGGCGTTTTAGACGCTTTGCGCGCATATCTTGCGCAACGCCATGCGGAATAG
- a CDS encoding phospholipase A yields the protein MQQSNQVPVLRKIWMSAMVPLLACLSQNAMAQTDSLLIENNPEMHYNACLQKALLSQADSTTLGEVRAQCRAAQNALKPLTQRRINEEVTEKNPFVITPHRINYAAFAYYKTPINQAPFESQSGKDLAFENQELQFQLSFKFPLYKDLLLLDKSFDFYAAYTNRSFWQFFDDQDSIPFRETNHEPEVWVEWDANVDILDFNLHKMMFGVNHQSNGQTGTLSRGWNRLFVQGLLQHKNSYLSVKTWQRFDEQDEFDNSFDYQKYLGDYELEAAYKWKDRTFALTVRNRYQINTYGSIQLEYTRRINRRFKGYVQYFNGYGDSLIDMQHYGQKFAIGIVLVDRI from the coding sequence ATGCAGCAGAGTAATCAAGTACCAGTATTACGGAAAATTTGGATGTCTGCCATGGTGCCGCTGCTTGCCTGCCTTAGCCAAAATGCGATGGCGCAAACCGACAGTCTACTGATCGAAAACAATCCTGAAATGCACTATAACGCTTGCCTACAAAAAGCTTTGTTAAGCCAAGCGGACAGCACAACTCTTGGTGAAGTGCGCGCCCAATGTCGTGCCGCTCAAAATGCGCTGAAGCCCTTGACGCAAAGACGCATTAACGAAGAAGTGACCGAAAAAAACCCATTTGTCATCACCCCGCATCGGATTAATTATGCGGCCTTTGCCTATTACAAAACCCCAATCAATCAAGCCCCTTTCGAAAGCCAGTCGGGAAAAGATCTGGCTTTTGAAAATCAGGAATTGCAATTTCAACTGAGCTTTAAATTTCCGCTCTACAAAGACTTACTGCTGCTTGATAAATCATTCGATTTTTACGCTGCTTACACGAACCGTTCTTTTTGGCAATTTTTTGATGACCAAGACTCAATCCCTTTCCGCGAAACCAATCATGAGCCGGAAGTTTGGGTCGAATGGGATGCCAATGTCGATATTTTGGACTTTAACTTGCACAAAATGATGTTCGGTGTAAACCATCAGTCGAATGGCCAAACAGGGACGCTATCACGTGGCTGGAACCGCCTCTTCGTGCAAGGCTTACTGCAACACAAAAATAGCTATTTAAGTGTTAAGACTTGGCAACGCTTTGATGAGCAGGATGAATTCGATAACAGTTTTGACTATCAAAAATATCTGGGCGACTACGAACTTGAAGCTGCCTATAAATGGAAAGACCGAACATTTGCCCTAACCGTGCGCAACCGCTACCAAATAAACACTTACGGCTCAATACAACTTGAATACACTCGCCGGATAAATCGCCGTTTCAAAGGCTACGTCCAATACTTTAATGGATATGGTGACAGCCTGATTGATATGCAACATTATGGCCAGAAATTCGCGATCGGCATTGTCTTAGTTGACCGAATTTAA
- a CDS encoding heme biosynthesis HemY N-terminal domain-containing protein: MKLVVTWTLALLITTALATLMLYDNGIVSMAWGGWIVETSLSFFVGGFLVLFIAAYFAVNFIIKIWRFPRYWRNRSQMRRYSKAQGAMTEGMIALEYGEWYKAEKALIRGAKQSEAGLINYLSAAKMAQNQNAFDRRDKYLQQARDAYPQEYMLIGLVEARLLLEQAPWEGLALLQALHEQEPKHETVLAEFCKVLVQLQQWDELERLMPLIRASKALVRDELWSLQRELWAGKLSQTKDVDALDHLWHQLSSKEQQEPVILAEYVEQRIGFGEEVGVAELIEKALKRQWDNRLCHQFGRLTLGPAFELLKKAEKWSKSQSENPILLLTLGRLACRSQMWAMGKSYLKQSLRIEPQLETFHALARCFEAEGQESEAALVYKQAIEQLQQKN; the protein is encoded by the coding sequence ATGAAATTAGTTGTCACTTGGACTCTCGCTTTACTGATTACCACTGCTTTAGCGACCTTAATGCTCTATGACAATGGCATTGTTTCGATGGCTTGGGGCGGATGGATTGTCGAAACCAGTTTAAGCTTTTTCGTGGGCGGATTCTTGGTGCTATTTATTGCCGCCTATTTTGCGGTGAATTTTATAATCAAAATATGGCGCTTTCCAAGATATTGGCGCAACCGCAGCCAAATGCGTCGCTACTCTAAAGCGCAAGGTGCGATGACCGAGGGAATGATTGCACTTGAATATGGTGAATGGTATAAGGCAGAAAAAGCCTTGATTCGTGGTGCCAAACAGAGTGAAGCCGGTCTGATTAACTACCTTAGCGCGGCCAAAATGGCACAAAATCAAAATGCCTTTGATCGCCGTGACAAATATTTACAACAAGCGCGTGATGCTTATCCGCAAGAATATATGTTGATTGGTTTAGTCGAAGCGCGGTTGTTGCTCGAACAAGCGCCTTGGGAGGGACTGGCATTGCTGCAAGCGCTGCATGAACAAGAACCGAAACATGAAACCGTTTTAGCCGAATTTTGTAAGGTGTTGGTGCAGTTACAGCAGTGGGATGAATTAGAGAGGCTAATGCCGTTGATTCGTGCAAGTAAGGCTTTGGTTCGTGATGAGTTATGGTCGTTACAGCGAGAACTCTGGGCCGGCAAGCTGAGCCAAACCAAAGATGTCGATGCGCTCGACCATCTTTGGCATCAATTGAGCAGTAAAGAACAGCAAGAGCCGGTTATTTTGGCGGAATATGTAGAGCAGCGTATCGGTTTTGGTGAAGAAGTCGGTGTGGCCGAGTTAATTGAAAAAGCCTTGAAGCGTCAGTGGGATAATCGACTTTGCCATCAGTTTGGACGTTTAACGCTTGGGCCTGCGTTTGAGCTGCTAAAAAAAGCGGAAAAGTGGAGTAAGTCCCAGTCAGAAAATCCGATTTTACTGCTGACATTAGGGCGTTTAGCGTGCCGTAGTCAGATGTGGGCAATGGGCAAAAGTTACTTGAAGCAAAGTTTACGAATCGAGCCGCAACTGGAAACATTTCATGCGTTAGCGCGCTGTTTTGAAGCTGAAGGACAAGAGTCTGAAGCGGCGTTGGTCTACAAGCAGGCGATTGAACAGTTACAGCAGAAAAACTAA
- a CDS encoding NAD(P)H-flavin reductase produces MSVHTVTLVHKEFYNPTIINLILKPQQPMQYHAGQYIMLGFKEDELKPFSIAAAPREDGLIECHIRDHDQSEWMQRLFALEAGDQLIIEGPKEQMQLADNHLPAIFVAGGTGFAPMKALLEALIRKQAAMPIHFYWGARCQSDLYMHQQMIDLSQKHPNIEYIPVISDDGDNWNGKTGLVHQQVLQDHPSLEKFQVYLCGPWPMVQTAKEAFTKAGLKAEHFVS; encoded by the coding sequence ATGTCTGTACACACAGTGACTTTGGTGCATAAAGAGTTTTATAATCCAACGATTATTAATCTGATTCTAAAACCACAACAGCCGATGCAATATCATGCCGGGCAGTACATTATGCTCGGCTTTAAAGAAGACGAGCTAAAGCCATTTTCGATTGCCGCCGCTCCTCGTGAAGACGGTTTGATCGAATGCCATATTCGTGATCATGACCAAAGCGAATGGATGCAGAGATTGTTTGCCTTAGAAGCCGGCGATCAATTAATTATCGAAGGCCCAAAAGAACAAATGCAGCTTGCCGACAACCACCTGCCGGCGATCTTCGTTGCCGGTGGCACCGGCTTTGCGCCAATGAAGGCACTATTAGAAGCCTTGATTCGCAAACAAGCGGCCATGCCAATTCATTTCTACTGGGGTGCTCGTTGTCAGTCCGACTTGTATATGCACCAACAGATGATTGACTTGAGCCAGAAGCATCCGAACATCGAGTATATTCCGGTGATTTCTGATGATGGCGATAATTGGAATGGCAAAACCGGCCTGGTTCACCAACAAGTGTTACAAGACCATCCAAGTCTGGAAAAATTCCAAGTTTACTTATGCGGTCCTTGGCCAATGGTACAAACCGCCAAAGAAGCCTTTACAAAAGCCGGTTTAAAAGCCGAACACTTTGTGAGTTAA
- a CDS encoding PilZ domain-containing protein gives MQINRRKSERLEFMQSCRISYDGIIVKGKLLNISTEGLRLESTLPGLDINKIISIEIDTGVQSKNRFIQIELKIKNLIQNQGCFLIGGQLLSNFDVFRHWLEQLVNKFKSGTSHFMQHLSAHQVHTA, from the coding sequence ATGCAAATCAATCGTCGTAAATCAGAACGCTTAGAGTTTATGCAATCTTGTCGGATTAGCTATGATGGCATCATAGTAAAAGGAAAACTGCTCAATATCAGCACTGAAGGGCTACGTCTAGAAAGCACCCTGCCTGGTTTGGACATCAACAAAATAATATCTATTGAAATTGATACCGGAGTACAGAGCAAAAATCGCTTCATCCAGATTGAATTAAAAATCAAAAATCTGATACAAAACCAAGGTTGCTTCTTGATTGGTGGACAACTACTATCCAACTTTGATGTCTTCCGTCACTGGCTAGAACAGTTGGTAAACAAATTCAAAAGCGGTACCTCACACTTCATGCAACACCTCAGTGCTCATCAGGTACACACCGCGTAA